In Geminicoccaceae bacterium, a single window of DNA contains:
- a CDS encoding transcriptional repressor has product MSTAYGQAVSRLTAAGLRPTRQRIALARLLIETAPRHVTAEELYHEACQNGIHVSLATVYNTLHQFTQAGLMGEVVVGSGQSYFDTTAHAHHHFFDKNTGEIFDFPDDAVDFGELPPPPRGKVIERVDVVIRIRNATKEELEAQRITSEA; this is encoded by the coding sequence ATGTCAACCGCCTACGGCCAGGCTGTCTCACGCCTCACGGCTGCCGGCTTGCGCCCGACCCGCCAGCGAATCGCACTTGCCAGGCTTCTGATCGAGACCGCGCCTCGTCATGTCACGGCCGAGGAACTCTATCATGAAGCGTGCCAGAACGGCATCCATGTGTCATTGGCCACGGTCTACAACACGCTTCACCAGTTTACGCAGGCTGGGTTGATGGGTGAGGTCGTGGTTGGTTCCGGGCAGTCCTATTTCGATACGACGGCGCATGCACACCATCATTTCTTTGACAAGAATACCGGGGAGATCTTCGATTTTCCCGATGATGCTGTGGATTTTGGAGAACTGCCGCCGCCTCCGCGGGGAAAGGTGATCGAACGGGTGGATGTCGTCATCCGCATCCGCAATGCGACGAAGGAAGAACTGGAAGCCCAGCGGATCACATCGGAAGCCTGA
- a CDS encoding nitronate monooxygenase: protein MSIVQPMNISGAEVWPLVEGGKGVAVSNGRSAGAWAAAGGVGTISGVNADWIDEEGGYIPLLYEGRDRQERHDELISYSIKGAISQAKIAHELRGGEGRLHLNVLWEMGGCERVLRGVLDGARGLIQGVTCGAGMPYRLAQICSEYGVFYYPIVSSGRAFSALWKRSYHKFAEWLGAVVYEDPWLAGGHNGLSNSEDPRKPEDPYPRVLELRRTMRKAGLDDVPIVMAGGVWHLDDWKDWIGNEELGPIAFQFGTRPLLTRESPIPESWKRKLLELLPGDVLLHRFSPTGFYSSAVKNSFLDELVGRSERQVTFSEEEDAETGRTAFFQHGRAGRGVYVTQEDLAHIRTWEAEGYTMAMRTPDDTMIFVTPEQGRQIRRDQADCMGCLSHCRFSNWKDHGDYTTGKLTDPRSFCIQKTLQDVAHGTGDGHDHQLMFSGHNAYKFRQDPFYANGFVPTVRQLVQRILTGR from the coding sequence ATGAGCATCGTCCAGCCGATGAACATCTCGGGTGCGGAAGTCTGGCCGCTGGTAGAGGGTGGCAAGGGTGTTGCCGTCTCCAACGGCCGCTCTGCCGGAGCCTGGGCCGCAGCGGGCGGCGTGGGAACGATATCGGGTGTCAATGCCGACTGGATTGACGAGGAGGGGGGATACATCCCCCTCCTCTATGAAGGACGGGACCGGCAGGAGCGTCATGACGAACTGATCAGTTATTCGATCAAGGGTGCTATCAGCCAGGCGAAGATCGCCCACGAACTGCGGGGCGGTGAGGGGCGTCTGCACCTCAATGTCCTGTGGGAGATGGGGGGGTGTGAGCGTGTCCTCCGGGGCGTGCTGGATGGCGCCAGGGGGCTGATTCAGGGTGTGACCTGCGGAGCAGGCATGCCCTACAGGCTCGCCCAGATCTGTTCCGAATATGGTGTCTTCTACTACCCGATCGTATCGTCCGGGCGGGCCTTCAGTGCCTTGTGGAAGCGCTCCTACCACAAGTTCGCCGAGTGGCTGGGGGCGGTCGTCTACGAGGATCCGTGGCTCGCAGGCGGCCATAACGGTCTTTCCAACAGCGAGGATCCGCGCAAGCCCGAGGATCCCTATCCCCGGGTGCTCGAATTGCGCAGGACCATGCGCAAGGCGGGGCTCGACGATGTGCCCATCGTCATGGCTGGCGGTGTGTGGCATCTCGATGACTGGAAGGATTGGATCGGAAACGAAGAGTTGGGCCCGATCGCCTTCCAGTTCGGGACGAGACCATTACTCACTCGGGAAAGCCCCATTCCCGAGAGCTGGAAGCGCAAGCTCCTCGAGCTTCTGCCTGGCGATGTTCTGCTGCATCGTTTCAGTCCGACGGGTTTCTATTCTTCAGCAGTGAAGAACAGTTTCCTTGACGAGTTGGTGGGACGTTCCGAGCGCCAGGTCACGTTCAGCGAGGAGGAGGATGCGGAAACGGGGCGCACGGCCTTCTTCCAGCATGGTCGAGCCGGGCGTGGCGTTTATGTCACGCAGGAGGATCTGGCACATATCCGCACATGGGAAGCCGAGGGCTATACGATGGCCATGCGGACTCCGGATGACACCATGATCTTCGTGACTCCGGAGCAGGGGCGGCAGATACGACGCGACCAGGCTGATTGCATGGGCTGCCTCAGCCACTGCCGCTTCAGCAACTGGAAGGATCACGGCGACTACACTACCGGCAAACTCACCGATCCCCGCTCGTTCTGTATCCAGAAGACGTTGCAGGACGTCGCCCATGGCACGGGCGACGGGCATGATCATCAACTGATGTTTTCCGGTCACAACGCATATAAATTCAGGCAGGATCCGTTCTATGCCAACGGTTTCGTGCCGACCGTTCGCCAACTGGTGCAGCGGATTCTCACCGGACGGTGA